A single genomic interval of Alligator mississippiensis isolate rAllMis1 chromosome 15, rAllMis1, whole genome shotgun sequence harbors:
- the TESPA1 gene encoding protein TESPA1 isoform X2, with amino-acid sequence MEGPSVLSPSSWEKRRAWARQSRCWRTTVVEAEAAAAMQDAPELQPPHLDDVFLEGSSSSKIQTWLQDCGHRSTMENPAEELGVPGPYGGSSHVTSFEDDLTLGAEALLLPRNDRASDRALLENPGAKRHLHLGQSMASSALSTGTNKTSSSITEILEWCQEDAEEILYNLGFVQDELQATARIPSRFFAAPSQARGIDFQLFLKAQVQRMEMEDPCLTLASRFQQVQALAVTADAFFCLYSYVSKTPVQKISPAHFFWASTDIPDLRVVPAKPEALSPVDRLKKAVSKMCLYTSPKAEKSPGGDAGCRRSSLGQVVQEVMERARDRWFCFDRANIEGMRWTAPEGSLSWCQGPCRAEPTAGDISLPLCHGGEATPAPSSGKSRLPAVSGLHWDPVGPVAGTDWGHVEELGDSGYRDTPGCPAGQKINLGSAAPWASIAPLPGLCHEATDTGRRTWGHREGHRGGMPPDTCSWDHSGLMPALWGLPGADAGGGFLSKDQWQIEDKPSWGQPACPQAQEVAMPSWGETLASCATGGRALWVPEPSLPMAESFEMEEVPSASEDEEDAPAAEANPSAPALAEPRRRLMLHATSSRSDSSGFVEESAPGRTPMAQLTDAPLPPGQAV; translated from the exons ATGGAGGGCCCATCAGTGCTGAGCCCATCCTCCTGGGAGAAACGGCGGGCCTGGGCCCGGCAGAGCCGGTGCTGGCGCACCACCGTGGTGGAGGCCGAGGCCGCAGCTGCCATGCAAGATGCCCCCGAACTGCAGCCCCCGCACCTGGACGATGTCTTCCTGGAAg GAAGCTCATCCAGCAAGATCCAGACCTGGCTTCAGGACTGTGG ACACAGGTCAACCATGGAGAACCCCGCCGAAGAGCTCGGCGTGCCTGGCCCTTATG GAGGTAGCAGCCATGTCACCAGCTTTGAAGATGACTTGACACTGGGGGCAGAAG ctctgcttcttcCGAGGAATGATAGAGCCTCTGACCG GGCCCTGCTGGAGAACCCCGGGGCCAAGCGACACCTCCACCTTGGGCAGAGCATGGCATCCAGCGCGCTCTCCACTGGCACCAACAAGACCAGCTCCAG CATCACGGAGATCCTGGAGTGGTGCCAGGAGGACGCGGAGGAGATCCTCTACAACCTGGGCTTCGTGCAGGATGAGCTGCAAGCCACGGCCCGCATTCCCTCCCGGTTCTTCgctgccccctcccaggcccGGGGCATCGACTTCCAGCTCTTCCTGAAGGCCCAAGTGCAGCGCATGGAGATGGAGGATCCCTGCCTGACGCTGGCTA gccgGTTtcagcaggtgcaggcactggccGTGACAGCGGACGCCTTCTTCTGCCTCTACTCCTACGTCTCGAAGACCCCGGTGCAGAAGATCTCACCCGCCCACTTTTTCTGGGCCTCCACGGACATCCCCGACCTGCGGGTGGTGCCGGCCAAGCCGGAGGCCCTGTCACCTGTAGACCGGCTCAAGAAAGCCGTGTCCAAGATGTGCCTGTACACCTCGCCCAAGGCTGAGAAGTCGCCTGGCGGAGACGCTGGGTGCCGCCGCAGCAGCCTGGGCCAAGTGGTGCAGGAAGTGATGGAGAGGGCCCGGGACAGGTGGTTTTGCTTTGACCGGGCCAACATAGAGGGCATGCGGTGGACTGCACCAGAGGGGTCCCTGAGCTGGTGCCAGGGCCCCTGCAGGGCAGAGCCAACGGCTGGGGATATTTCACTGCCTCTCTGCCATGGAGGCGAGGCCACCCCAGCTCCTTCATCAGGgaagagcaggctccctgcagtgTCGGGGCTGCACTGGGACCCTGTGGGACCAGTGGCCGGCACAGACTGGGGACACGTGGAGGAGCTGGGTGATTCAGGCTACCGGGAcaccccaggctgccctgcaggacAGAAGATCAACTTGGGCAGTGCCGCTCCATGGGCTAGCATTGCCCCATTGCCCGGACTGTGCCATGAGGCCACGGACACTggcaggaggacatgggggcACAGAGAAGGCCACAGAGGGGGTATGCCGCCTGACACCTGCAGCTGGGATCACTCAGGCCTCATGcctgccctgtggggcctgccGGGAGCTGACGCCGGTGGGGGCTTCCTGAGCAAGGACCAATGGCAGATAGAGGACAAACCTTCATGGGGCCAGCCAGCCTGTCCCCAAGCCCAGGAGGtggccatgccctcctggggggaGACTCTGGCATCATGTGCCACAGGTGGCCGTGCCCTCTGGGTGCCAGAGCCGTCTCTTCCGATGGCGGAGTCCTTCGAAATGGAAGAG GTGCCGAGTGCGAGTGAGGATGAGGAAGACGCGCCCGCGGCGGAGGCCAACCCTTCTGCTCCGGCCCTCGCGGAGCCTCGGAGAC GTCTGATGCTGCACGCCACCAGCTCCCGCTCTGACAGCAGTGGCTTCGTGGAGGAGTCGGCGCCCGGGCGGACGCCCATGGCCCAGCTCACGGATGCCCCGCTGCCCCCGGGGCAGGCGGTGTAG
- the TESPA1 gene encoding protein TESPA1 isoform X1 codes for MWMQPGGAHCFLIPLTALRSPQCPQPAMEGPSVLSPSSWEKRRAWARQSRCWRTTVVEAEAAAAMQDAPELQPPHLDDVFLEGSSSSKIQTWLQDCGHRSTMENPAEELGVPGPYGGSSHVTSFEDDLTLGAEALLLPRNDRASDRALLENPGAKRHLHLGQSMASSALSTGTNKTSSSITEILEWCQEDAEEILYNLGFVQDELQATARIPSRFFAAPSQARGIDFQLFLKAQVQRMEMEDPCLTLASRFQQVQALAVTADAFFCLYSYVSKTPVQKISPAHFFWASTDIPDLRVVPAKPEALSPVDRLKKAVSKMCLYTSPKAEKSPGGDAGCRRSSLGQVVQEVMERARDRWFCFDRANIEGMRWTAPEGSLSWCQGPCRAEPTAGDISLPLCHGGEATPAPSSGKSRLPAVSGLHWDPVGPVAGTDWGHVEELGDSGYRDTPGCPAGQKINLGSAAPWASIAPLPGLCHEATDTGRRTWGHREGHRGGMPPDTCSWDHSGLMPALWGLPGADAGGGFLSKDQWQIEDKPSWGQPACPQAQEVAMPSWGETLASCATGGRALWVPEPSLPMAESFEMEEVPSASEDEEDAPAAEANPSAPALAEPRRRLMLHATSSRSDSSGFVEESAPGRTPMAQLTDAPLPPGQAV; via the exons ATGTGGATGCAACCTGGAGGGGCTCACTGCTTTCTCATTCCCCTCACTGCACTCAGGAGCCCCCAGTGCCCACAGCCAGCTATGGAGGGCCCATCAGTGCTGAGCCCATCCTCCTGGGAGAAACGGCGGGCCTGGGCCCGGCAGAGCCGGTGCTGGCGCACCACCGTGGTGGAGGCCGAGGCCGCAGCTGCCATGCAAGATGCCCCCGAACTGCAGCCCCCGCACCTGGACGATGTCTTCCTGGAAg GAAGCTCATCCAGCAAGATCCAGACCTGGCTTCAGGACTGTGG ACACAGGTCAACCATGGAGAACCCCGCCGAAGAGCTCGGCGTGCCTGGCCCTTATG GAGGTAGCAGCCATGTCACCAGCTTTGAAGATGACTTGACACTGGGGGCAGAAG ctctgcttcttcCGAGGAATGATAGAGCCTCTGACCG GGCCCTGCTGGAGAACCCCGGGGCCAAGCGACACCTCCACCTTGGGCAGAGCATGGCATCCAGCGCGCTCTCCACTGGCACCAACAAGACCAGCTCCAG CATCACGGAGATCCTGGAGTGGTGCCAGGAGGACGCGGAGGAGATCCTCTACAACCTGGGCTTCGTGCAGGATGAGCTGCAAGCCACGGCCCGCATTCCCTCCCGGTTCTTCgctgccccctcccaggcccGGGGCATCGACTTCCAGCTCTTCCTGAAGGCCCAAGTGCAGCGCATGGAGATGGAGGATCCCTGCCTGACGCTGGCTA gccgGTTtcagcaggtgcaggcactggccGTGACAGCGGACGCCTTCTTCTGCCTCTACTCCTACGTCTCGAAGACCCCGGTGCAGAAGATCTCACCCGCCCACTTTTTCTGGGCCTCCACGGACATCCCCGACCTGCGGGTGGTGCCGGCCAAGCCGGAGGCCCTGTCACCTGTAGACCGGCTCAAGAAAGCCGTGTCCAAGATGTGCCTGTACACCTCGCCCAAGGCTGAGAAGTCGCCTGGCGGAGACGCTGGGTGCCGCCGCAGCAGCCTGGGCCAAGTGGTGCAGGAAGTGATGGAGAGGGCCCGGGACAGGTGGTTTTGCTTTGACCGGGCCAACATAGAGGGCATGCGGTGGACTGCACCAGAGGGGTCCCTGAGCTGGTGCCAGGGCCCCTGCAGGGCAGAGCCAACGGCTGGGGATATTTCACTGCCTCTCTGCCATGGAGGCGAGGCCACCCCAGCTCCTTCATCAGGgaagagcaggctccctgcagtgTCGGGGCTGCACTGGGACCCTGTGGGACCAGTGGCCGGCACAGACTGGGGACACGTGGAGGAGCTGGGTGATTCAGGCTACCGGGAcaccccaggctgccctgcaggacAGAAGATCAACTTGGGCAGTGCCGCTCCATGGGCTAGCATTGCCCCATTGCCCGGACTGTGCCATGAGGCCACGGACACTggcaggaggacatgggggcACAGAGAAGGCCACAGAGGGGGTATGCCGCCTGACACCTGCAGCTGGGATCACTCAGGCCTCATGcctgccctgtggggcctgccGGGAGCTGACGCCGGTGGGGGCTTCCTGAGCAAGGACCAATGGCAGATAGAGGACAAACCTTCATGGGGCCAGCCAGCCTGTCCCCAAGCCCAGGAGGtggccatgccctcctggggggaGACTCTGGCATCATGTGCCACAGGTGGCCGTGCCCTCTGGGTGCCAGAGCCGTCTCTTCCGATGGCGGAGTCCTTCGAAATGGAAGAG GTGCCGAGTGCGAGTGAGGATGAGGAAGACGCGCCCGCGGCGGAGGCCAACCCTTCTGCTCCGGCCCTCGCGGAGCCTCGGAGAC GTCTGATGCTGCACGCCACCAGCTCCCGCTCTGACAGCAGTGGCTTCGTGGAGGAGTCGGCGCCCGGGCGGACGCCCATGGCCCAGCTCACGGATGCCCCGCTGCCCCCGGGGCAGGCGGTGTAG